From Chloroflexota bacterium, one genomic window encodes:
- the tnpA gene encoding IS200/IS605 family transposase produces MPYWQLFYHLVWSTKHREPLITPDVESIIYELLRTKGIGLGATVFAINGMPEHTHVIAAIPPKIAVARFVGQIKGVTATKFNKMGLPNKLYWQAEYGAFSFDAKRLPNYIAYVDRQKEHHAPGSPQSCLCRAQVVAHPDPAPHFHPDRRTKKDVLHR; encoded by the coding sequence ATGCCCTACTGGCAACTGTTTTACCATCTTGTCTGGTCGACCAAACATCGGGAACCGCTGATCACGCCTGATGTCGAATCGATCATCTACGAACTATTGCGCACAAAGGGCATCGGCCTGGGCGCGACAGTGTTCGCTATCAATGGTATGCCAGAGCATACCCACGTAATTGCCGCAATCCCACCCAAAATCGCCGTTGCTAGATTCGTGGGTCAGATCAAGGGAGTGACAGCAACCAAGTTCAATAAAATGGGCCTACCGAACAAATTGTATTGGCAGGCCGAATACGGTGCTTTTTCTTTCGACGCGAAGCGTTTACCAAATTACATCGCCTACGTCGACCGCCAGAAAGAACATCATGCCCCAGGGTCCCCGCAATCTTGCTTGTGCCGAGCCCAAGTAGTTGCTCATCCAGATCCAGCTCCCCATTTTCATCCAGATCGTCGAACAAAAAAAGACGTTCTCCATAGGTGA